The following are encoded together in the Phaseolus vulgaris cultivar G19833 chromosome 9, P. vulgaris v2.0, whole genome shotgun sequence genome:
- the LOC137821924 gene encoding transcription factor TCP5-like, which yields MMMMASSREGQQAKQEGGPINIDKFSKASSSTKQWTAFRNPRIVRVSRSFGGKDRHSKVCTIRGLRDRRIRLSVPTAIQLYDLQDKLGLNQPSKVIDWLLEATKLDIDKLPPLQFPQGFGQFHHPQTLLPFHDSTASQLSLGPFGDASSTFVRDGGVQNVMAKSRYWESVDSISRLKGKEAEKGKWVKTNEQENHEDDVVGSYSNLHASTQRLFPMGSGTTTTHSLLPGLLNNTMPYNPYNADPSSLSLSQFGGHGLFPSQQVDPGPSTGNGVQFPSSLPLPSSASQFFFGSSSATPSMFTTYAPFLTPSVDNDPRQFNHIQFLNSGSQILPHPLIPSLHSFNSYVRPFPATPFSSKLLESDSIRSQHDKGSTS from the coding sequence ATGATGATGATGGCGAGTTCAAGAGAAGGTCAACAAGCGAAGCAAGAAGGTGGCCCCATTAATATTGACAAGTTTTCCAAGGCATCTTCCAGTACAAAACAATGGACAGCGTTCAGAAATCCAAGAATTGTGAGAGTGTCACGTTCTTTTGGAGGAAAAGATAGGCACAGCAAGGTTTGCACCATAAGAGGGTTGAGGGACAGAAGGATTAGGCTCTCAGTGCCCACAGCAATTCAGCTATATGATCTTCAAGACAAGCTTGGGCTAAACCAACCAAGCAAAGTCATAGATTGGTTGCTTGAAGCAACTAAACTTGACATTGACAAGCTCCCTCCACTTCAATTTCCTCAGGGCTTTGGTCAATTTCATCATCCACAAACCCTACTCCCCTTTCATGATTCAACTGCCTCTCAGCTTTCTCTCGGACCCTTCGGTGATGCTAGCTCCACATTTGTAAGGGATGGGGGCGTTCAAAACGTCATGGCAAAGTCAAGGTATTGGGAAAGTGTAGATTCAATATCAAGATTAAAAGGCAAGGAAGCTGAAAAGGGCAAGTGGGTCAAAACAAATGAGCAAGAAAATCATGAAGACGATGTTGTTGGAAGCTACAGCAACTTGCATGCATCTACTCAGAGGCTTTTCCCTATGGGTAGTGGTACCACCACTACTCACTCCCTTTTACCTGGTTTGTTAAACAATACCATGCCATATAACCCCTACAATGCCGACCCTTCTAGTTTGTCGTTATCCCAATTTGGAGGCCATGGCTTGTTTCCTTCCCAGCAGGTAGATCCCGGTCCAAGCACTGGAAATGGTGTTCAATTCCCATCTTCTTTGCCATTACCTTCATCGGCTTCTCAATTTTTCTTTGGCTCATCTTCTGCTACACCATCAATGTTCACTACCTATGCTCCATTTCTTACACCCTCAGTAGACAATGATCCTAGACAGTTTAACCACATTCAGTTCCTCAACTCAGGTTCTCAAATCTTGCCTCATCCTCTCATTCCATCTCTTCACTCCTTCAATTCATATGTCAGACCCTTCCCAGCAACACCCTTTAGTTCAAAGCTTTTGGAGTCAGATAGCATCCGCAGTCAACATGATAAGGGTAGCACTTCTTGA